A stretch of the Candidatus Bathyarchaeia archaeon genome encodes the following:
- a CDS encoding Lsm family RNA-binding protein, whose translation MEELSNLLQKHVSVLTTQGKTFIGTLTGVDTETLSVCLTNAKSDAGDIHKVFLNGDTIVQISSFEKPFDLQSLGDRLERVFPRMVRVIDDAGVIVVMDRIRVNEKGIIEGTGPAAERVQRVFDEFMREKGVKA comes from the coding sequence TTCTCCAAAAGCACGTCAGTGTCTTGACGACCCAAGGAAAGACCTTCATTGGCACTCTAACCGGCGTCGACACTGAAACGCTAAGTGTCTGCCTCACGAACGCGAAGTCGGACGCGGGGGATATTCACAAGGTGTTTCTGAACGGTGACACTATTGTCCAAATATCCAGTTTCGAGAAGCCATTCGATCTTCAGAGTCTCGGCGATCGACTCGAACGGGTCTTCCCTAGGATGGTGCGTGTAATAGATGATGCTGGAGTGATCGTTGTGATGGACCGGATCCGGGTCAACGAGAAGGGAATCATCGAAGGCACTGGTCCAGCTGCTGAGCGAGTTCAGAGGGTCTTCGACGAGTTCATGAGGGAAAAAGGCGTCAAGGCCTAA